A single genomic interval of Rhododendron vialii isolate Sample 1 chromosome 3a, ASM3025357v1 harbors:
- the LOC131321226 gene encoding zinc finger BED domain-containing protein RICESLEEPER 2-like, whose amino-acid sequence MDSSNFDFTLGRELEDDVVDVEEVELGGNSNAHVSTNADVIDVQDDIVVEVRQNTENRLKRKVPPRVPKPKKEPGKRYRSPYWDHFNDIKEEGVTKWAECKYCNKRYAAESKKHGVSNLKAHIPACPLYPNRDQHGQQNLSFRPTDGGSVDVVTHVFSFDDCKRALAEMVIIDELPFRFVEGIGFRKFCKVMQPKFSSVSRQTITREVGAIHKNERGKLKKFLKGCRICLTTDTWTSIQNLNYMCLTAHFIDDDWKLQKRILNFCQIEDHKGVTIGKKIESLLLEWNVDGIFTLTVDNASSNATAIEYLKRKTMDWKRTVLEHEYIHMRCCAHILNLIVVEGLKDTSESILHVRDVVRYVISSPQRMETFNKCLEKEKIKSKQTVCLDVCTRWNSTYLMLEVAIKFEKAFQRMGEEDSSFIKFFGIKEGDEDLSLELEGLGGSHMISVPTPRQPTIPNKLDWKKCGLFVTFLKLFYDATKKFSASLFVTSNMFFHELYEVQVKIDELIANRDPYMSSMAIEMKRKFERYWGDQEKFNPLLYVAVAMDPRFKLRLVKFCYTKSKGKAEGEKMEKKVKDVLNRLYDSYAKEGEVRQHVSSASPMPRVENEDCDSRLNLAMEFDTYLEEEYSSVCSSEVDNA is encoded by the exons ATGGATTCAAGCAATTTTGATTTCACGCTTGGTAGGGAACTTGAGGATGATGTTGTAGATGTTGAAGAAGTTGAACTTGGAGGTAATTCTAATGCTCATGTGTCTACGAATGCCGATGTTATTGATGTTCAAGATGATATAGTAGTTGAAGTTAGacaaaatactgaaaatagaCTCAAAAGAAAGGTTCCACCACGagtgcctaaacctaaaaaAGAGCCTGGAAAAAGATATAGATCTCCTTATTGGGATCACTTCAATGATATCAAAGAGGAGGGGGTAACCAAATGGGCTGAGTGTAAGTATTGTAATAAACGATACGCGGCTGAAAGTAAAAAACACGGCGTTAGTAATTTGAAAGCTCACATCCCCGCTTGCCCACTATATCCTAATAGAGACCAACATGGACAACAAAACCTTTCATTTCGACCCACAGACGGGGGCAGTGTTGACGTTGTGACGcatgtcttttcttttgacGATTGTAAGAGAGCTCTTGCCGAAATGGTCATCATTGATGAACTACCTTTTAGGTTCGTTGAggggattgggttcagaaaatTTTGTAAGGTCATGCAACCTAAGTTCTCATCGGTTTCTCGCCAAACGATAACTAGAGAGGTTGGTGCAATTCATAAAAATGAGAggggaaaactgaaaaaattctTGAAGGGTTGTAGGATTTGCCTCACGACTGATACATGGACATCAATTCAAAATCTTAACTACATGTGTCTCACTGCACacttcattgatgatgattggaagttacaaaagagAATCTTAAACTTTTGTCAAATTGAAGATCATAAGGGAGTTACCATAGGCAAGAAAATTGAGTCATTGTTGCTTGAATGGAATGTTGATGGTATTTTTACTTTGACGGTAGATAATGCAAGTTCGAACGCCACGGCTATTGAGTACTTGAAACGGAAAACAATGGATTGGAAAAGGACTGTCTTGGAGCATGAGTATATACATATGCGATGTTGTGCACATATTTTGAATCTTATTGTTGTTGAGGGGTTGAAAGATACTAGTGAGTCTATTCTCCATGTTCGTGATGTTGTGAGGTATGTAATATCTTCTCCACAAAGGATGGAGACATTTAATAAGTGTctggagaaggagaaaattaaGTCAAAACAAACTGTGTGTCTTGATGTGTGTACTCGGTGGAATTCCACTTACTTAATGTTAGAAGTAGCCATCAAGTTTGAGAAGGCATTCCAAAGAATGGGGGAGGAAGATAGTAGTTTCATAAAATTTTTTGGCATAAAGGAAGGCGATGAGGATTTGTCATTGGAGTTGGAGGGCCTAGGTGGGAGCCATATGATTAGTGTCCCAACTCCAAGACAACCAACTATCCCAAACAAGCTtgattggaagaagtgtgggtTGTTTGTTACATTCTTAAAACTTTTTTATGATGCAACCAAGAAATTTTCGGCTTCTCTATTTGTCACATCCAATATGTTCTTTCATGAGTTGTATGAGGTTCAAGTGAAGATAGATGAATTAATCGCCAACCGAGATCCTTATATGTCTTCAATGGCaattgaaatgaaaagaaaatttgagagGTATTGGGGGGATCAAGAGAAATTCAATCCCCTACTTTATGTGGCAGTGGCAATGGATCCCCGGTTTAAGTTAAGGTTGGTGAAGTTTTGCTATACAAAATCCAAAGGGAAGGCGGAGGgtgagaaaatggagaaaaaagtgAAGGATGTTTTGAACCGATTGTATGATTCTTATGCAAAAGAGGGTGAAGTTAGACAACATGTGTCTAGTGCAAGTCCAATGCCGAGAGTGGAGAATGAGGATTGTGATTCTCGCTTGAATTTAGCTATGGAATTTGACACTTACTTGGAGGAGGAGTATTCTAGTGTTTGTTCCTCGGAGGTAGACAA CGCGTGA
- the LOC131320481 gene encoding 7-deoxyloganetic acid glucosyl transferase-like, translated as MDRQTPPSSPPHVLIFPLPLQGPIKCMLKLAELLCLAGDIDVTFLNTHHNHSRLLRYTALDSRFSAYPQFRFQTISDGLPDDHPRSVDRLGDLLNGLWTVTNPNFKEMLNSAAGDRRPVTGVIADGALTFALDVAEEVGIPLIYFETISPCGLWTYFCVNKLIEAGEIPFQGDDLDAPIQSVPGMEGFLRRRDLPSFCRTTDLNDPVIQLAMRECRQVPRSRGLILNTFEDLDGPVLSHLRSLCPNLYPVGPLHTHLKTRLEAQSTPPPASSDSLWQEDKSCMAWLDAQPSRSVIYVSIGSLAMMSMEQLVEFWHGLVNSGVRFLWVRRPNSIVGEDSVGQIQEELSEATKERGCLVSWAPQEEVLAHPAIGGFLTHSGWNSTLESLIEGVPMVCWPYFVDQHVNSRFVSEVWKIGIDIKDTCERGVIEKMIKDLMNAKGDEFRQSMDQLSKLARESINVGGSSVCNLNRLIEDIRSMKV; from the exons ATGGATCGTCAAACCCCACCCTCTTCTCCACCGCATGTTCTCATCTTCCCCTTGCCACTACAGGGCCCCATCAAATGCATGCTCAAGCTCGCCGAGCTCCTCTGCCTCGCCGGCGACATCGACGTCACCTTCCTCAACACCCACCACAACCACAGCCGTCTGCTCCGTTACACCGCCCTCGACTCCCGCTTCTCGGCCTACCCGCAATTTCGTTTCCAAACCATCTCTGACGGCCTCCCTGATGATCACCCCCGCTCTGTTGACCGATTGGGTGACTTGTTGAACGGGTTGTGGACCGTGACCAACCCGAATTTCAAGGAGATGCTAAATTCCGCCGCCGGCGATCGGCGGCCGGTGACGGGTGTGATAGCTGATGGGGCTTTGACTTTCGCTCTTGACGTGGCTGAAGAAGTTGGAATTCCACTGATCTATTTTGAGACGATCAGTCCTTGTGGTCTCTGGACTTACTTTTGTGTCAACAAACTCATTGAGGCTGGGGAGATTCCTTTCCAAG GAGATGATTTGGATGCACCAATTCAGAGTGTTCCAGGCATGGAAGGTTTTCTCAGGCGTCGTGATCTACCGAGTTTCTGTCGTACCACAGACCTCAATGACCCTGTTATCCAGCTCGCCATGAGGGAGTGTCGACAAGTCCCGCGAAGTCGCGGACTTATACTCAACACGTTTGAGGATTTAGATGGACCTGTACTCTCTCACTTGCGTTCTCTCTGTCCAAACCTCTACCCCGTTGGCCCACTGCACACCCACCTAAAGACGAGACTCGAAGCACAATCAACACCGCCACCTGCATCCTCGGACAGTCTGTGGCAAGAAGATAAAAGCTGCATGGCATGGCTTGATGCCCAACCGTCGAGATCTGTGATCTACGTTAGTATTGGCAGCCTTGCCATGATGTCAATGGAGCAACTCGTGGAGTTTTGGCATGGATTGGTGAACAGCGGGGTGCGATTCTTATGGGTCAGACGACCAAACTCCATAGTTGGCGAAGACTCGGTGGGTCAGATTCAAGAAGAACTCTCGGAAGCTACAAAGGAGAGAGGATGCTTGGTGAGTTGGGCTCCGCAAGAGGAGGTCTTGGCTCACCCAGCCATTGGCGGGTTTCTGACCCACAGCGGGTGGAACTCGACTTTAGAGAGCTTGATAGAAGGAGTGCCGATGGTTTGCTGGCCTTATTTTGTTGATCAACATGTGAATAGTAGGTTTGTAAGTGAAGTATGGAAGATTGGGATCGACATAAAAGATACTTGTGAGCGCGGGGTAATTGAGAAGATGATCAAGGATCTTATGAATGCGAAGGGAGATGAGTTCAGGCAGTCAATGGATCAATTGTCTAAATTGGCGAGGGAAAGTATTAACGTAGGTGGATCATCGGTCTGTAATTTGAACCGCCTGATTGAGGACATAAGATCGATGAAGGTGTGA